The Thioalkalivibrio sulfidiphilus HL-EbGr7 genome includes the window CGCCACCGCATATCGAGGTGCCGCCGCTGCCGGGGGAACGTCACGGCGAGGCCGACATGCTGCCAGTGCGCTCGACGCTGTTGACGCCGGGCACGGTGGAGCGTCGGGTGATCGAGGCGCAGGGGTTGCGCCCGCTGTTCCTCGTCGGTGATGACGAACGCTCACGCGCCTGGCTGCGTCAGCGCGTGGAAGTCTTGCACGAACTCGGCGCGGTCGGCCTCGTGGTCAACGTCGAGTCCCAGGTCGCGCTGGATGCCCTGCGACGCCTGACGCCGGAACTGATCCTGTCCCCGATCTCCGCCGACGACCTGGCCCGACGGCTTGGCATCCGCCACTACCCCGTGCTCATCACCGCCACGGGGATCGAGCAGTGACATGGCCCAGCCGCATTCGGTGGAAGTCCTGCTGCGTCCGGCGGTCGAGCTTTACACCGTCGCGGTCTGCCTCGGCGCCGCCGTTCTCTGCCTCGCCGCGCCCTGGTCGCTGGCACTGAGCCCGCTGGTGGGCCTGGCCGGTGCGCTGGCCTTTCTGACCTTCGGCACCATCCGCTTCTACGAAGCCTGGGCGATCCTGCGCTATCGCCGCAACATCCGCCGCATGCCGCGCTACGTGATG containing:
- a CDS encoding integrating conjugative element protein encodes the protein MNIRLCVLPLLGLLALTAHAADQTLVVVEDRGGASALPYYQALNLQPRNPRQALPPPHIEVPPLPGERHGEADMLPVRSTLLTPGTVERRVIEAQGLRPLFLVGDDERSRAWLRQRVEVLHELGAVGLVVNVESQVALDALRRLTPELILSPISADDLARRLGIRHYPVLITATGIEQ